From one Lineus longissimus chromosome 3, tnLinLong1.2, whole genome shotgun sequence genomic stretch:
- the LOC135484492 gene encoding uncharacterized protein LOC135484492 — protein MPKMRLIYAVLVICAALNLSGAFLLRENVQQPASSDLDDNCTVIASRGDCDFYTCFQRRHQCSEYLVEHARDLCTKLENRRPQFTAQGQVWLSNQTKCVMEKLVPSYRLSVLDCNDLTEAGYGFYLECSLSGRPNVCDIIWQNIEHFMAVTNMRSVRDAKFAFTTMTKCGLQSLQRFIRYLQEIRTPFTALDIH, from the exons atgccAAAGATGAGGTTGATATACGCAGTCTTGGTGATATGCGCAGCGTTGAATTTATCCGGCGCCTTCCTACTGAGAGAGAATGTCCAACAACCGGCCTCTTCGG ACCTTGACGACAACTGCACAGTCATTGCAAGTCGGGGTGATTGTGACTTCTACACATGCTTCCAAAGACGCCACCAGTGTTCAGAATACCTGGTGGAGCATGCTCGTGATCTCTGTACGAAGCTCGAGAACAGGCGACCTCAGTTCACAGCACAG GGCCAAGTCTGGCTGAGCAACCAAACAAAATGCGTCATGGAAAAGCTGGTCCCTTCATACCGTTTATCAGTGCTTGACTGCAACGACCTTACGGAGGCAGGCTATGGCTTTTACCTGGAGTGTTCACTAAGTGGGAGACCGAATGTCTGTGACATCATCTGGCAGAACATTGAACACTTCATGGCAGTCACAAACATGAGGAGTGTGAG GGATGCAAAATTTGCTTTCACAACAATGACGAAATGTGGACTACAGTCTCTACAGCGATTCATCAGATATCTCCAAGAGATAAGGACTCCATTTACTGCATTAGACATTCATTAG